In the genome of Salana multivorans, the window GACCCGCTGAGGCGGATGAACAGGACCGTCGCGGCGACGAGCAGGACCATGTTGACGAAGGCGGCCCGGATGATCGCGCGGTTCTGCGGCGGAACGGCGTTCCGGCCGCCCGAGGACGCGGCGGCGTCGGACGGCTGACGGGGGTCGTCGTAGGGACTCATCCTTCGACGCTACTCGCCCGCGCCCGGCCCTGCCGAGCCCCGACCGGCCCGCGTCCGGCCCCGCCCGGCCCGGCAGCCATGCCCCGACCGGCCCCGCCCGGCCCGGCAACCTTCCCGGACGACGGCGCCCGCGCCGGTACATTCGCGGGCATGGCAGACCCGACCGCGCGGCCGCGTGCCGCGTGGCACCCGACCTGGACGGAGCCGAGCGGCCCCGCCTACCGCGACGTCACGAGCCGGAGCGCCTGGATCGACCTGCGCGCCCTCGCCTGGTTCGTCCTCCTCGCGCTGGCCGGCCTCGTCATGGCGTCGGTCGCCCGCAACGCGACGGCCGGGCTCGACGAGGACCTGCGCAACGCGCTCGCCGGGGCGCCCCGGACGATCCTGCACATCGCCCTCGTCCTGCTCCAGGGCCTCGCGCTCGTCGGCCTCGTCGCGTTCCCGGCGGCTCTCGCCCTCGCGCGGCACTGGGGTCTGCTGGGCCGGGCCGTCCTCGCCGGCGTCGCCGGCGGCGGGGCGTTCTGGGCGCTCACCCACCTGCACCTGCTCCAGCCGGGCGCCGACCTCACCCCGATCGCCGCCGGCCTCGGCCCGGCGCCGTCGTCGATCCTCATCGCCGCGGCCGCGGCCGTCGTCGCGACGCTGCGCCCGGTCTCCTCGGCCGCCTGGCTCGGCCCCCTGTGGACGTGGCTCGCGCTGCTCGCCGTGCTGCGGACGCTCGCGTCGCCCGAGGCCCCGCTCGACGTCGTCCTCGCGATCGGCGTGGGCGGCACGATCGGGACGGGCGTGCTGCTCGCGTTCGGTCGCGTCGTCCACCGGCTCACGGCGGCGGGCGTCGCGGCGACGCTGGCGGAGGCGAGCACCCCCGTCGTCGCGCTCAGCCCGAGCGCCCCCGCGCTCGACTCGTGGCAGTGGCTCGCCCGGACGGCCCCCGGGACGGCGCTCGGCGTCGACACCCCCGCGGGCGGCGACACGCTCCTCCTGCGGGTCGTCGACCGGTACACCTGGCGCCAGGAGAACCTCGCCGGCACGTACCGCCGCCTGCGCCTGCGCGTGTTCTCCGGCGGCCGGACCGCCTCGCCCGTGGCGGCCGTGACGTCGGAGGCGATGATCGGCCTGCTCGCCGCGGACCGCGGCGTCCACGTCCCGCGGGTGCGCGTCGTCGCCCGGGCGCCCGAGGGCGAGGCCCTCCTCGCCGTCGACGACGTCGCGGGCATCCCGCTGGCCGACGTCGCCGACGCCGACGTCACGGAGTCCGTGCTGCGCGCCGTCTGGTCCGAGGTGGCGGCGCTGCACTCCCACCGGATCGCCCACCACGCGCTCACCTCGCGGGCGCTGCTCGTCCACGACGGCGCGGACGACGACGTCCCGGCGGACGACGACGCGGCGCCGACCGTGTGGATCACGTCGTTCGGACGCGGCCAGGCGGGAGCCGACGACGACGCGCTGCTCGGCGACGTCGCCGACCTCCTCGCCTCGACGTACGCGCAGGTCGGGCCGGCGCGCGCGGTCGCCCCCGCCGTCGCGGTGCTGGGCGGCGACCGGGTGAGCGACGCGTCGCGGCTGCTCGTCCCGGTGGCCCTCCCCCGGCGCACGCGCGACGCGCTCAAGCGGACCTCCGGCGGCCTCGACCCGCTGCTGGAGGAGATCGCGACGCAGACCGGCGTCCCCCGGCAGAAGCCGCTGCCGATCGAGCGGTTCCGCCCGCGGACCCTCGTCGCGGCGCTCGCGCTCGTCGTCGCGTTCTACTTCCTCGTCCCGGAGCTGGCCGAGTGGCCGACCATGATCGACTCCGTCCGGCACGCCGACTGGGGCTGGCTGCCACTGCTCCTCGTCGCCTCCGCGCTCACCTACGTCGGGTGCGGGATCGGGCTCGCCGGGTCGACCCCCGGACGCGTCCCGCCCGTCGACGCCGGCCTGGTGGCGCTGGCCAGCTCGTTCGTCGCGACGTTCTCCCCGCCCGGCCTGTCGACCATCGGCCTCAACGTCCGCTTCCTCCAGCAGCGCGGCTATCCCCTGCCCGTCGCCATCTCGGCGAGCGCGGCGAAGGAGGCGGCCGTCGTGGCCGTCCAGGTCGTCCTCATCGTCGTGTTCGCGCTGTGGGGCGGGACGACGGGCGTGTTCGCCGATCTCGTCTCGCACCTGCCGTCCGAGCGGGTGCTCGTCGGCGCCGGCGTCGCCGTCGTGGTGGTCGTCGCGGTGCTGCTCGCCGTCCCGCGCGTCCGCTCGCTGCTCCGCTCGCACGTCCTGCCGTCGGCGCGGCAGGGCATCGAGGCGCTCCAGCCCGTCATGACGTCGCCGTGGAAGATGACGCAGCTCGTCGTCGGCGTGGCGCTCCTGCCGCTCGGCTACGCGTTCTCGCTGTTCGCCGCGTCGCGCGCCTTCGACGCGACGACGCCGCTCGTCGCCGTCGTGCTGGTGTCGCTGACCGCCGGGTCGCTGGCGAGTGCCGCGCCGACGCCGGGCGGGATCGGCGCCGTCGAGGCCGTGCTGACGGCGGCGCTCGTGGCGATCGGGATGTCGACGTCGGCGGCGCTCGCCGCGGTCCTGCTCTACCGGCTGGTCACGTTCTGGCTGCCGATCCCGCCGGGGTTCGTCTCGTTCCGCGTGCTGACGAAGCGGGAGATCCTCTAGTGCGGTCCGCGAGGGGTGCGGCGCAGCGTCGCACGGCGCAGCGTCGCGCGGTCGGCGACGGCGACGGCGACGGCCGTAGGGTTGGCCGGTGATCCGACGCTCCCTCGCCCGCCTGTACTGGCGGCTCAGCCGGTGGACGCTCGTGAGCGAGCCGCAGCCGCCCGCCACGACGGCCCGCGTCATCATCGGCGCCCCGCACACGTCCAACTGGGACGGCGTGCTCATGGTCGCGATCGCCTGGACCTACGACATCGAGCTGCACTGGCTCGGCAAGAAGCAGCTCTTCGCTCCACCGCTCGGCCTGCTCACGCGGGCGCTCGGCGGGATCCCGGTCGACCGCGCGAACCCCGGCCGGCTGGTGGAGGAGATCGTGGCGGGCCAGAGCGAGCGGCCGTTCTCGATCGTCGTGACGCCGGAGGGCACGCGGCGCGGCGGCGGGGGCTGGAAGTCCGGCTTCTACCGGATCGCGCGCGAGGCCGACCTGCCCGTCACGCTCGGCTACGTCGACCGGGACACCATGACGTGCGGGCTCGGGCCGACGATCGAGCTGACGGGCAACGTCGGGGCCGACATGGACGTCATCCGCGCCTTCTACGCCGACAAGTCGGGGCTGCGCCCGGCCAACCGCTCCGAGCCGCGGCTCGCGCAGGAGCCGCGGGGCGGGGACGACCGGCCGGTCGAGCCGGCCTGACCCGGTCGGCCTGCGAGAATCACCCCGTGGCCATCCTTCCCATCGTCGTCTCCGGCGACCCCGTCCTGCACCGCCCGGCCGAGCCGGTCGCCGAGATCACGGACGAGGTCCGCACCCTCGTCGCCGACATGTACGAGACCATGGACGCCGCCCCCGGCGTCGGGCTCGCCGCTCCGCAGGTCGGCGTCGGGCTGCGCATCTTCACCTACAGCTACGTCGATGACGACGACGCCCCGTGGCGCGGCGTGGTCCTCAACCCCGAGCTGTGGATGACGCCGCTCGAGCCGGGCGAGCCCGACGAGGAGACCGAGGAGGAGGGCTGCCTGTCGTTCCCGGGCGAGCGCTTCCCGCTGCGTCGCTCCGACCACGCGGTCGTCACCGGGATCGACCTCGACGGCGAGCCCGTCCGGCTCGACGTGACCGGCTGGCGCGCGCGCATCCTCCAGCACGAGTTCGACCACCTGCTCGGCTACCTCTACACGGACCGGCTCTCCCGCAAGGAGCGGCAGATCTGCCAGAAGATCTCGAAGAAGCGCGGCTGGGGCGTCGAGGGCGTGTCGTGGACGCCGGGCGTCGACGAGGTCGGCGAGGGCTGATCCACAGACCGTCGCGGCGAACCGGCGTGAGTGTCGGGGGCGTGGGCTAGCGTCGCGACATGGACGACACTCAGTCCCGCGAGCTCCTCGACCGCGCCCGCGGCTGCCTCACCGGCCTCGCCGTCGGGGATGCGCTCGGCATGCCGACGCAGTGCCTCCCGTTCGCGCTCGTCCGCGAGCGCTACGGCCTGCTCGCCGGGTTCGAGCCCGGCCCGGCGGACAACCCGATCTCGGGCGGCATGGCGGCCGGCCGGATCACCGACGACACGGAGCAGACCGTGCTGCTCGCGCGGTCCCTGCTCGACGACGACGCGGCGGGGCCCGGCCGCGTCGACCCGCTCGCCTTCGCGCGGGAGCTCCTCGCGTGGCACGGCCGGATGGTCGAGACCGGCTCCGAGGACCTGCTCGGGCCGAGCACGCTGCGCGCCGTCGAGGCCATCGCCGCCGGCGCCGACCCGCTCACGACGGGCCGCTGGGGCGACACGAACGGTGCCGCGATGCGCGTCGCGCCCGTCGGCATCCTCGTCCCGCCGCGACCGCTCGAGGAGCTGGCCCGGCGGGTGCACGAGGTGAGCCGGCCGACGCACGACACGAACGTCGCCGTCGCGGGTGCGGCCGCCGTGGCCGCGGCCGTCAGCTCCGCGCTGGAGGGTGCCGACGTCGCCGAGGCGACGGACCTCGCGGTCGAGGCGGCGCACCTGGGCGGCGAGCTCGGGCAGTACGTGCCGGGGGCCGACGTCGCGATGCGGATCGAGTGGGCGCTCGACGTGGTGCGCGAGCAGCCGCTCGAGGCCGGGCTCGAGCTGATCTCCGAGCTCGTCGGCACGAGCATGGCGACGCAGGAGTCCGTCCCCGCGGCGTTCGCGATCCTCTCGCTCACGCCCGATCCCTGGCTCGCCCTGCGCGCCGCCGCCTCGCTCGGCGGCGACTCGGACACGATCGCGGCGATCGTCGGCGCCATCGCGGGGGCCGCGGGGGCCAGCTGGCCGGACGACGTGGTCGCCGCCCTGCTCGCCGCCAACCCGGCCCTGGCCGACGGGCCGTCAGCGCTCGACCGGCTCGCGGTGCGCCTGGTCGAGCTGCGCCTCGGCGCCGGGCGCTCCACCGGGGCCGCCGAGGGGGCCGGCCAATGAGCCCCACCGTGTACTCGACCGTGTCCGCGATCGTCGACCTGCCGCTCGCCATGCCGCACCTGCCCGAGCGCGGCGGGGACGTGCTCGGGACCGCGGCCGACCCGACCCCCGGCGGGGGCGTCAACACGGCGCTCGCCGCCGCGCGCCAGGGAGCGGTGACCGTGCTCGCCAGCCCGCTCGGCACCGGCGCGTGGGGCCGGCTCGCGCGGGCGGCGCTGGAGGCCGAGGGAGTCGCCTGCCCGGTCACCGCGGACGGCGGAGCCGGCGACACCGGGCTGTGCGTCACCGTGGTCGAGCCGGACGGCGAGCGCACCTTCCTCACGGCGGCCGGGGTCGAGGCGGACCTGCGTCCCGAGTGGCTCGCGCCGATCGCGGCCGGCCCGGCGGACGTCGTGGTCGTCTCCGGCTATGACCTCGCCTACGACTCGGGGGCCGTGCTCGCCGACTGGCTGGAGTCGGACGCCGTCCGGGGCCGGATCGTCCTGGACGTGAGCCCGGTGTGCGACGTCGTGGCACCCGACCTCCTCGACCGCGTGCTGGCGCGTGCCGCGGTCGTGAGCCTCAACGAGCGGGAGACCGGCCTGCTCGGCGGGGCGTCGGCGGTGCGGTCGCGGCTCGGCTCGCTCGGCAACCCGGGCGCCGCCGTGCTGCACCGGCTCGGCGCCGCCGGGACCCGGGTCGAGACGAACGACGGTGGCCTGGCCGAGGTGTCCGTGCCGTCGCTGCACCTGGAGCCGGACCGCGTCGTCGACACGACCGGGGCCGGGGACGCCCACACCGGCGTGCTCGCGGCCTGCCTCGCCGCGGGGTGGGAGCTGTCGGCGGCCGTGCGACGAGCCAACCTCGCCGGCGCGATCACGGTCACCCGCCGCGGCCCCGCCACCTGCCCGACGGCCGCGGAGCTCGACGCCCTCGGGGTGTAGGTCCGGGTAGGCGGGCCGGGCTGAGGTCGGCCATGGCCACGCCACAACCGCATGCACGCGTGGACCCGGCCCCACCGTGACCACGGCCACCAGCATGGCCACGCCACGACCGCGTCGGGCACCACATCTCCCGTCCGGAGCCGTCACCACGACCGCCTGCGCAGGACGAGTCACGGACACGGCTCGACCGTGGCCACGGCCACCGCCGCGGCCACCCCACAACCGCATCGCCCCCGCGACCCGGCCCCACCGTGGCCACGGCCACCGCCATGGCCACCCCACAACCGCATCCACGCACCGACCCGGCTCCACCGTGGCCACGGCCACCACCGTGGCCACCCCACGACCGCATCGGGCATCACATCTCCCGTCCGGAGCCGTCACCACGACCGTCTGCGCAGGACGAGTCACGGACCCGGCTCCGCGGCGGCCACGGCCACCCCACAACCGCATCCCCGCACCGACCCGGCTCCACCGTGGCCACGGCCACCAGCATGGCCACGCCACGACCGCGTCTCCCCCCGCGACCCGGTCCCACCGTGGCCACGGCCACCGCCGTGGCCACCGACCGGCCGCCTCACTGGGCGGAACGCGCCCGGGCCGTCCTTGACCCCGGCGTGGCGGTGATGGACGAAAGGTCACGATTCGGTAACACTGGCGTGAGGCAGGTCACACGGCCGGCCCATGACGTGCTCGAGGAGGTGCGCGATGGCGCTTGTTCGCGAGTCCCAGGTCGAGTCGCCGATGCTGCCGGGCCACGCGGTCCGGCCCTCGGGCGGAGGCGCGGCACGCTGGCTCTGGGCCGGCCTCGCCTTCGCGATCGGGCTGTTCATCGGGGGCGGCGGCCCCATCGCCTGGACCGCGGTCGCCGCGATGATGCTGGCAGGCCTCGTTGGCGTCGCGCACCGGCAGCGCTGGGCGCGCTCGGTCCTGTGGATCGGCACGGGCCTGTGCCTCGGACTGTGCCTCCACCTCACGCTGGCGCTCGTCCGCGCCGAGGAGATCGCGCTCATCCCCGGTGTCGGCTGACCCCTACACTCGCCTCATGCAGAGCCAGCAGGCCAAGCGCCTCGAGAAGGTGGCCGACGCCATCTCCGCCATCAAGGATCCGCTGGTCCGGCTGGCCGCCGCCCGCGAGGCGCGCGAGCGGTTCGAGCAGCTCGAGCTGGAGCAGGTGAAGCGGCTGCGTCGCGAGGGCGCGACCTGGAGCAAGATCGGCGCGCTCTACGGCCTCACGAAGCAGGGGGCGCAGCAGCGCTTCAAGTCGCGCATCGACGCGACGTAGCCTCGCCGCCGCCGCGCTCGGCTCGACGCACCGGCCCACTGAGGACACCCCGGCCCTTGCCCCCCGAGAACGCACCGGCCGACCTCGCCGACCTGACGGGTCGTAGGCGGGGACGGCCCGGTCATCCCCGGGGTGGACGGCGGCGCTGCGACCACGGTCGACTCCCGACCCCCGACGTCGGAACCGTCGACGGACGAGGCGGCGGCCCCCCGGTCGGCACGCTGGAACCATGACCGACACCACCGGCACCCGACCTGCCTTCGACCCCGCCCGCCCGACCCCCGACGCCACCGGCCTCGAGGCGATCGCCCTGACCAAGACCTACGGCGACGGCCCCACCGCGACGCACGCGCTCGCCGGCGTCGACCTGCGCGTCGCGCCCGGGGAGTCGCTCGCGATCATGGGCCCGTCGGGCTCGGGCAAGACGACGCTGCTGCACGTCCTGGCCGGCATCCTCCCGCCGACCGCCGGCACCGCGATGTGGCGCGGGCGCTCGCTCGCCGACCTCTCCGACGCCGACCGGACCAAGCTGCGCCGCTCGGAGTTCGGCTTCGTCTTCCAGTCCGGCCAGCTCCTGCCCGAGCTGCCGGCCGACGAGAACGTCGCGCTCCCGCTCATGCTCGCCGGCGTTGCACGCGCGGAGGCGACGGCCCGCGCCCGCCAGTGGCTCGCCCACCTCGGGCTGCGGGGCATGGAGGGCCGCCGACCGGGCGAGCTGTCCGGCGGACAGGCGCAGCGCGTCGCCATCGCCCGCGCCCTCGTCGGCAACCCGGGCGTCATCTTCGCCGACGAGCCGACCGGCGCTCTCGACCAGACGACGGGCTGGGAGGTCATGAACGCCCTCACCACCGCGTGCCGCGCCCAGGGCGCCTCGCTCGTGCTCGTGACCCACGACGTCGACGTCGCCCACTGGTGCTCCCGGACCATCCAGATGCGCGACGGGCTCGTCGTCGGCGAGCAGCGTCAGGTCCCGACGACCGGCGCCACCGGCACCACGGGCGCCACCGGCACCACGGGCACCGAGGGGGCCGCGCGATGAGCACGCTGCGCCTGTGGGCCCTGCTGCGCCGCCGGTCCCGTCGCGACTCCCGCGACCCGGCGAGCCTCACCTCGACCCTCGCCGTCATCGCCTTCGCCGCGACCACCGCCGTCACGCTCGTCGTGCTCGGCGGCCTGCTCGCGTTCATCGACCGGGCCAGAGCCGGCGTCGGCAGCGCCTCCTACGACGGCTGGGTCTACGTGAACTTCGCCGTCTTCGCCGTCATCCTCCTGCTGGTCCCGCTCTCCACCCTCGGGGGCGCGGCCGCGCGGCTCGCCATGGCCCGGCGCGACGCGCGCCTCGCCACCATGCGGCTCGTGGGCGCGACGACGACGCAGGTCACGCTGCTCACCCTGCTCGACGCCGCCGTCCAGGCGCTCATCGGGGCCGCGATCGGGATCGGTCTCTACGGCGCCCTCCTGCCGCTCGTCGCCCGGCTCAGCTTCCAGGACCGCACGTTCGACCTGGCGGAGCTCTGGGTCGGCGTGCCGAACGTGCTGCTCACCGTCGCTGGCGTGCTCGTCATCGCGCTCGTCTCGGCCGCGTCGAGCCTGCAGCGCGTCGCGGTCACGCCGCTCGGCGTGGCGACGCGTCAGTCCCCGCCGGCGCTCACCTGGCTGCGCGGGCTCTCCGTCGTCGTCGTGGTCGCGGCCATCGTCGTCGTCAACCAGTTCGCGGGCGCCGCGGGGATGGTCGTCATCTTCGTGCTCATGGGGTTCATCGGGATCGGCATGTTCACGCTCAACCTCGTCGGGCCGTGGCTGCTCTCGCTCGTCGCCCGCATGGTCGCGTCCCGGACGCGGAAGGTCTCGACGCTGCTGGCCGCCCGGCGCGTCATCGACAGCCCCAAGACCGGCTGGCGTAGCGTCGGCGGCGTCGCGATCGCGACGTTCGTCGCGGGCGTGACGTCGATCATCGCGATCGTGCCCGAGTCGATGGCCTCCAGCCCGGACGAGGCGGTGTTCCTGCGCGACATCGGGACGGGCGGGCTGCTGACGCTCGGCATCGCCGGCATCCTGGCCGGCGTCTCGACGGGCGTCATGCAGGCCGGGCGCGTCATCGACCAGCGGCAGGAGTACGCCAACCTCGTCCTCGCGGGGACACCGCGCGCGACGCTCGACGGCGCCCGGTTCCGCGAGACGCTCATCCCGCTGCTCACGGCGGTCGGGACGGCGACGGTCGCGATCCTGATCTTCCTCGTCCCGATCCTCGGCATGAGCGCGTTCGCCCAGCCGGGCGTCGTCCTGCGCTACGCCCTCAGCATCCTCGCCGCGTGCGCGCTGGTGCTGCTCGGCGGCGCGGCGACCCGCGTCGTCGCGCACCGGATGACGGCGCAGGCCGCCTGACCCGGGCGGTCGGGTCAGTCCGACCCGACCGCCGACGCGGGGATCTCGTCGGGCCGGTAGCGCGGCAGGCGCGAGGCGGGGAGCGTCGCGAGGATGCTGATGCCGGCCAGGACGAGGAAGCCGATCCGCAGGGTCCGCAGACGCTGCTCCTCGTTGAGGGCGACGGCCGCCTCGATCTGGTCGGGCGTGGCCGTCGTCTCCTCCAGCGCCGCGCGCAGGTCATCGTTGCTCACGAAGTTGACGTTGTCCAGGTCGACCTGCGCGACCAGCTCCGCCGGCAGCTCGGGGTGCTCCTGCGTGGCCGCACCGATGCCGAGGCTGAGCGTCGTGACGAGCATCGCGCCCATCACGGCCGTTCCGACGGCGGAGGCGAGGTTCTGCGTCGTCCCGCGGACCGAGCCGACGTCGCCCGCCAGCTCCTTGGGCGCCGCGGTCACGAGGACGTTGAACACGAGCGTCACCAGCGCCCCCTGGCCGATGCCGAACACGACCAGCCCCGCGATCGTCGGGAGGGTCTCCCAGTCGTTCGTCACGACGAAGGCCAGCCACACCAGCGCGACGGTCGTGAGGCCGAACGCGAACAGGGCGATGGCACGCGGGGAGAACCGGCCGTAGAAGCGGACGATGAGCGTGGCCGTGATGAACACCGTCAGGTTGAACGGCATCATCGCCAGGGAGGTGTCGAAGGGCGTTCGTCCCTGCACGATCTGGATGTAGGTCGGCACCGTGAAGTTGACCGCCGCCTCCATCGCCACGATGACGAACATGGCGTAGACGGCGGCGCGCTCCGTCGGGCGGCGCAGGACGCTGAGGTCGACCAGCGGCACCCGTCCCTGCCGCGTCCGGCGGCGGGTCCAGAGGAAGAACGCCTGACCCAGCACGATCCCGACGACGACGAGGACGGGGGCCGGCGAGACCCCTGCGATGCTGAACGGCGCGCCCG includes:
- a CDS encoding lysylphosphatidylglycerol synthase transmembrane domain-containing protein; the protein is MADPTARPRAAWHPTWTEPSGPAYRDVTSRSAWIDLRALAWFVLLALAGLVMASVARNATAGLDEDLRNALAGAPRTILHIALVLLQGLALVGLVAFPAALALARHWGLLGRAVLAGVAGGGAFWALTHLHLLQPGADLTPIAAGLGPAPSSILIAAAAAVVATLRPVSSAAWLGPLWTWLALLAVLRTLASPEAPLDVVLAIGVGGTIGTGVLLAFGRVVHRLTAAGVAATLAEASTPVVALSPSAPALDSWQWLARTAPGTALGVDTPAGGDTLLLRVVDRYTWRQENLAGTYRRLRLRVFSGGRTASPVAAVTSEAMIGLLAADRGVHVPRVRVVARAPEGEALLAVDDVAGIPLADVADADVTESVLRAVWSEVAALHSHRIAHHALTSRALLVHDGADDDVPADDDAAPTVWITSFGRGQAGADDDALLGDVADLLASTYAQVGPARAVAPAVAVLGGDRVSDASRLLVPVALPRRTRDALKRTSGGLDPLLEEIATQTGVPRQKPLPIERFRPRTLVAALALVVAFYFLVPELAEWPTMIDSVRHADWGWLPLLLVASALTYVGCGIGLAGSTPGRVPPVDAGLVALASSFVATFSPPGLSTIGLNVRFLQQRGYPLPVAISASAAKEAAVVAVQVVLIVVFALWGGTTGVFADLVSHLPSERVLVGAGVAVVVVVAVLLAVPRVRSLLRSHVLPSARQGIEALQPVMTSPWKMTQLVVGVALLPLGYAFSLFAASRAFDATTPLVAVVLVSLTAGSLASAAPTPGGIGAVEAVLTAALVAIGMSTSAALAAVLLYRLVTFWLPIPPGFVSFRVLTKREIL
- a CDS encoding 1-acyl-sn-glycerol-3-phosphate acyltransferase, yielding MRRSLARLYWRLSRWTLVSEPQPPATTARVIIGAPHTSNWDGVLMVAIAWTYDIELHWLGKKQLFAPPLGLLTRALGGIPVDRANPGRLVEEIVAGQSERPFSIVVTPEGTRRGGGGWKSGFYRIAREADLPVTLGYVDRDTMTCGLGPTIELTGNVGADMDVIRAFYADKSGLRPANRSEPRLAQEPRGGDDRPVEPA
- the def gene encoding peptide deformylase; the encoded protein is MAILPIVVSGDPVLHRPAEPVAEITDEVRTLVADMYETMDAAPGVGLAAPQVGVGLRIFTYSYVDDDDAPWRGVVLNPELWMTPLEPGEPDEETEEEGCLSFPGERFPLRRSDHAVVTGIDLDGEPVRLDVTGWRARILQHEFDHLLGYLYTDRLSRKERQICQKISKKRGWGVEGVSWTPGVDEVGEG
- a CDS encoding ADP-ribosylglycohydrolase family protein; translation: MDDTQSRELLDRARGCLTGLAVGDALGMPTQCLPFALVRERYGLLAGFEPGPADNPISGGMAAGRITDDTEQTVLLARSLLDDDAAGPGRVDPLAFARELLAWHGRMVETGSEDLLGPSTLRAVEAIAAGADPLTTGRWGDTNGAAMRVAPVGILVPPRPLEELARRVHEVSRPTHDTNVAVAGAAAVAAAVSSALEGADVAEATDLAVEAAHLGGELGQYVPGADVAMRIEWALDVVREQPLEAGLELISELVGTSMATQESVPAAFAILSLTPDPWLALRAAASLGGDSDTIAAIVGAIAGAAGASWPDDVVAALLAANPALADGPSALDRLAVRLVELRLGAGRSTGAAEGAGQ
- a CDS encoding PfkB family carbohydrate kinase, with translation MSPTVYSTVSAIVDLPLAMPHLPERGGDVLGTAADPTPGGGVNTALAAARQGAVTVLASPLGTGAWGRLARAALEAEGVACPVTADGGAGDTGLCVTVVEPDGERTFLTAAGVEADLRPEWLAPIAAGPADVVVVSGYDLAYDSGAVLADWLESDAVRGRIVLDVSPVCDVVAPDLLDRVLARAAVVSLNERETGLLGGASAVRSRLGSLGNPGAAVLHRLGAAGTRVETNDGGLAEVSVPSLHLEPDRVVDTTGAGDAHTGVLAACLAAGWELSAAVRRANLAGAITVTRRGPATCPTAAELDALGV
- a CDS encoding ABC transporter ATP-binding protein; the encoded protein is MTDTTGTRPAFDPARPTPDATGLEAIALTKTYGDGPTATHALAGVDLRVAPGESLAIMGPSGSGKTTLLHVLAGILPPTAGTAMWRGRSLADLSDADRTKLRRSEFGFVFQSGQLLPELPADENVALPLMLAGVARAEATARARQWLAHLGLRGMEGRRPGELSGGQAQRVAIARALVGNPGVIFADEPTGALDQTTGWEVMNALTTACRAQGASLVLVTHDVDVAHWCSRTIQMRDGLVVGEQRQVPTTGATGTTGATGTTGTEGAAR
- a CDS encoding FtsX-like permease family protein produces the protein MSTLRLWALLRRRSRRDSRDPASLTSTLAVIAFAATTAVTLVVLGGLLAFIDRARAGVGSASYDGWVYVNFAVFAVILLLVPLSTLGGAAARLAMARRDARLATMRLVGATTTQVTLLTLLDAAVQALIGAAIGIGLYGALLPLVARLSFQDRTFDLAELWVGVPNVLLTVAGVLVIALVSAASSLQRVAVTPLGVATRQSPPALTWLRGLSVVVVVAAIVVVNQFAGAAGMVVIFVLMGFIGIGMFTLNLVGPWLLSLVARMVASRTRKVSTLLAARRVIDSPKTGWRSVGGVAIATFVAGVTSIIAIVPESMASSPDEAVFLRDIGTGGLLTLGIAGILAGVSTGVMQAGRVIDQRQEYANLVLAGTPRATLDGARFRETLIPLLTAVGTATVAILIFLVPILGMSAFAQPGVVLRYALSILAACALVLLGGAATRVVAHRMTAQAA
- a CDS encoding MFS transporter, encoding MSETARPAAGITADGAEADERRSWVPMIGLFLAQVLMSFNVSALPISLGGMVADFGVAPTVASSTIVVYGLAVAALVMTGAKLGQRVGWVLIFRVVLVVFAASSLLMVFARSIGWAIAGQALAGSAAAIIVPALVALIAENYRGGQQATAVGSLGSARAFSGMSAFLIGGTLGTLVGWRPIFLITLGLAVVVFVLSFKLRSDRGNPDITIDVVASMLIGAAIVLLTLGFNNLNGWGILLAEPGAPFSIAGVSPAPVLVVVGIVLGQAFFLWTRRRTRQGRVPLVDLSVLRRPTERAAVYAMFVIVAMEAAVNFTVPTYIQIVQGRTPFDTSLAMMPFNLTVFITATLIVRFYGRFSPRAIALFAFGLTTVALVWLAFVVTNDWETLPTIAGLVVFGIGQGALVTLVFNVLVTAAPKELAGDVGSVRGTTQNLASAVGTAVMGAMLVTTLSLGIGAATQEHPELPAELVAQVDLDNVNFVSNDDLRAALEETTATPDQIEAAVALNEEQRLRTLRIGFLVLAGISILATLPASRLPRYRPDEIPASAVGSD